AAGGGGTTTTTCAgcattttatttgagatttcTATTTGTACGAACCATTCACATTGACTTTATAAACAAATGCTTCTAAAACCTATTTCTTGGGATTGTAAGGCCTAGAGGGGTAGGTCGCAATAGTCCCTAAGTCAATCTTGTAGGGTTGAGGTTTCCTCATTGACACAAATAATATGACTAACTTTTGGATTATTGACTAGTAATGAAGGAAATCAATGACACGCAATGTAGAAGTTATACAAAGTCATAAAAGCTTGAGCGAAATTAATCAACCAAGTCATTTATAGCAAGCGATCTGGGATCTTGGTTTATTATTAAGGAAGTACTATTAATGAACGTTATAGAGGTTTGCCAACACGTTAGTTGAAGAAAGAGATAGTGGATTGACAAGAATGCACAATTGCTGAGTGGTTACACCAATAGTCTCGAGACTTGTTACATCTTGCATATAATCATTATTAGATAATAGGAGATTGTGTCTAGGGATTTCAACTTTTTACCAATAACTGCAAGTGGGGTTAGGAAGTTATTTGTAGatacaaaatcaataactgTTTTGCAAAGGTTCGTCAAATCAATCACATAACTAGTGTTCGTGCATATTTAtgtttatctttattttcccaGCAAATCTTTCTAGCACTTTAAATTCCTagcaattgcattttcaattccatTACATTTCAAGACATTTATATACATGTCCAGATAAACAAAggaaactttcataatttttgcaTATTCAATCCATCCCTTTCcaaaagatttcttttttctttttttttgcttttttggtgAAACATTCCGATTATAACTTTGATAGTATAAGCACGGCTCAAATTTTTAGAGCAGATTTAGGTAAAGTGCTTTGATGTCATGTTTAAGCAAAAAATACTGATACATACTGTAAAATCAATATATaaggtcttttcttttttttttttggttgattggcAGAATATGTAACGCTTAAATAGTGGACGGGGATGACAAAGTTGAACTAAACATGAGTTCTCAATTGAAGTATGACTCTCTTCTTCTCGCAAAGTTTTTCTTTGAGGTAAACCCCTATGACCATAATAATCAAAGTGAAATTACCAATCAAAAGTATCATCGAATCCATTCTCTAATATGAGTTAATTGTTTTGCTCAGCCTGAAGGactattagaaaaatatttgaagatGTTACAATAGAATTCCAAGCCAATTCACCAAAGATAGAAACTTTGTATGTCAAAACACCTAGCTCTGTAGTAATTTATTGTAAATGGGCAAAATTATAGTAGCTTCATAaagaccaaaaatcccttagcTTGCCACGAAATACAGGAAGCCGAGAAGAGTAGATTCAATTTAATATAGCTCGGGATCACATGTTCCAGAAGAAAAacagtttaaaattgaaaataggaaTTCGTCAATTATGTTTGAATGCCTCAAACATGTATAAATAGCACACATCGGAACACAAGATACAAACATATATAAAAGCATAATTCTACGATAGATGCATCTGTAGCGACACTATCTCCATCACTTGCTGGTTTTCCCATAAAGCCATCTGCACAAGAAAAAACAACGGAATAAAAGTTGTTGGACAATGATAAGACAAGTTTGGAGCAATCTTAGGTCGAGCGTATCATGCTAATAGAACTCACATTAGTTACTCAATTGGCTTGCACAGAGATGAGCGACAACTATTACCAGTACAATGAGCAAAAGGGCGACCTGCAATTTAGATTGTGATAAGCTattgttctctcttttgtttggtttgctGTTCAGCATATAGTTCCAAGACCAGCCAAACAATGTGAGATGAACAAGGTGTAAACTGACCAGGACAGAACTATTTGTGGGTTCAGTCGCAAGGATGTAAGATTTCCTGTCAAAATTTACAAAGGAAATTTGTTTAAGTAGAAAGGCATAATCAATATCCatttccagagagagagagagagagagagagagagagagagagagagagagagagagagagagagagagagagagagagagagagagagagagagagagaggaaccttTTGTTTAGGAGGCCAGAATCTCTGCAAGCCTTCTGTATACCCTCGATTATGCTCAATGTTTTTGTAGCATTAGGATCATTCTTGTCAACCTATGGGAGCAAAAGGCATAATTTGGTTAGTAATGTCTCACTCTGtatgttaaaaaaatcatagtgTGAAAAGCATGGAGATGGAAAAGCAAGCGAACAAATGAAAGCATCAACTACTATTGTGGCCAAAAGTTGGATTAATAGATCATCAAGAATATTCTGCCCCACAGTCAAGAAGCAGAAGGGAGAAATTTCACAATGCTACTAAGACTTAAGTTATAATCCCTTCTACTATTAAAGCTACCATTAAATGAAGTGGTTCCTAACACAAAAATATCTTTGCAGAAGAcaaaacttcttcttcttcttcttctcctttttttcacTTCATAGGCATAACGGAGAACTGTCATTTCCATTTCGGATTCAAGATAGCTAACCTTTACATGCAATTTGGTTTGCTACATATCCACTCAAATCACAGAAGATTGTGTAGGTTATAAGGTCTAGTACATTTTCAagttagaaataattaaaatacatGTATAAAAGATGGTGCATTCTAGTTTTTGACTTCATACCTTGGACTTTAGCATAcaagaaaaatcatagaaagCACCATAAACATCAGCCATTGTCCTTGTGTGATCCCTAAGTTTAGCAGCAAGACCTGAATAGTATAGTTAGACAAATGGAACAATTGAAGAATTATTATCTCGGAGCTACTACAGAACATAAACAAATGTGCAAAGGCTCATGGATAGACACAGCCTTGACAAATGATGAATGGTGATAGTCGACAAGCTATATTTCCATCATGCCTGGACCTAGTTCTTCATTACGCCTCATTATTTCATCGTGTAAAAGTATCTTCTACATGCCTAGTGCCATTCAAGTTCTTCAGTATGCCTAATCATTTTGTCATGTCTAGGATAGCTCTAATTTcaatgatgaaagaaaatacCAGCAAATCATTTTCTTACCTGCCCTGATCTTTACTTCGCCTCTGAAAACTTCAATATTGTTGTAGGATAAAGCTAAATTTCCAATCGCCATTATCTAGTAAAAGTAGAAAATGTTGGCAGAGGAGCTTCTCCCAGATAATCAAAAGATTAATggcattaaaaagaaaatatcaacattCAACGTCATGAAATCAAATGAACCGCGTACAGAAAGTCTTAAGAATATGAAGAGTGAGTTCAGAAATGTCAACAACTGATTATAATAGGGAAATTTTGTAACGTCAATGTGTGAAACCAAATCTTGTGCCCACACGTGCAcacaaggagagagaaagggacaACTTGTGTGTCTGTGCACCTGCTGCACACGCGCGCAAATGTGTGTGAGAGAGGGGGCCAAGGAAAGAAGTGCAGAGATTGGGCTTGTAGTATGTTCGTGAGAAAAATTCTAAGGCAAGTTTTATGAAGGAAAAATTTGGAGATCGATAGCTACcttcaatattttaatatataggATAGATGTAAGGCAAAAACACTCATTCACAGATAAGAAACACTGCTGTCTTGAAGAATTGATAATGTACCTGAAAAATAGCCCAAAACCGGAATATAGCAGGATCCCTTAAAGCAAACATGTATGTCAAACTGTCTTCAACATGTGTCAAAGCATCTGTGACCATCTCATTCAAACATTGTACTGCCTTCACTGAGTTCTCCTCATACTTCAAGTCCTATGTAGATAGGGCCAATtacagaaaagagaaaataaggatGTGCATGCGGCACAAAATTCAGCATTGTAGGTGCATAATATCTTAgcgattcattttcaaagtaGTTGATGGGAAATCAATTTTATATGGTAAAAGGGCTAAAGCGCAATCTGTGTAAGCCTTTAATCATCCTGAATCATGTTGAAGAGGCATACCTCAAGTTTGTTTACATATTTGCCCCAAATCTGATGAGGCCAAAACATGCGTGACTTTGGAATCTTATTGATATCTTCCAAATAATCTCGAATAATGTCTTGTTTCTgatatttacatccataaaaCAATGTTAGAAATCCAAAATATGTGGTCATGTACATGAAACTCAGTGTCTTTCAAGTACCTGTAGAATCAAAGCCATTGAATTGGACAGAGAATCTGGTGCCAAATCTTCAGCTCCAGAAGCATGGAAAAGCTTTGACAGACCTAAACCTATAAGTCCTGACACATAGTGGCAATATTCATTGTAATCATCAACTGTTTCCACCTGCAATAGGGAAGAAATTAGTGGAACTCTTTGCAGGAATAACCCATTAAACAGATTAATCTCCACCACAAGCCAATTCTTCCAGAAGGTGCAAGACTACAACTGGCCTTGAAATGCTTAGTGCAAAAGAATATTACAGCTCTTAAATTCTTTTCATGATAGTATTGGATCAAATCCATTCCAATCCAGCCAGGTCAGTTACCATAAACAAGGCTCGTATTAGAGTCAATAGTCAGTTCACAGGCATGTGAACCTTGGAAGATGGAAGAGTGGTTATTAAGGCTGAATGATACACTTCTAGATGAGTTCATTTTCTGTAAGGGAGTGAATTCTTTAAGGAGTAGAACCACACAgctaaggtcaaatccttactCCACTATGGTCATAGTAAACAGCCGGATGGGCTACCCGTTGGCCACTGTATGTGCAgccattcaataaataaaaggtTTATACTGGTACTGAAAAGTAACATATTCATTTTCAACCATTGGAGGCAAGGATTCTCCTCATGAAAGGCTTACGCACTAGCTATTTACTGACCAAGTCCAAACACAACCAAATACTATAATGTGTATAAGAGTTCCTTCAGCTTGGCTATTTATAAGGTAGGGTCTTGGAAAATATCAGGAGTGTCACATGACAAGATCACAAACCTCTTTGCAAATAAATTTTGCCATTCCTGCTCCCATTCTTTTAGTAATCTCCTCAATTACCTCTTGATACCTGCAAGTATAAACAAAAGCTACAGTTTATAAAGGAAAAGCagtcaacacatcaatcaatAGAAACGGTTATACAATTTTGGGTCAATTGCAGGAAAGTTTGGTTTTGAGTTTTCATTCTCGGTGAAAGTGAAAAATGGGTTGGCAAGAACATTTGATAGACAATGATAATATGGTTGCGGAACTGTGATGGGTAGGTATGTTGGTAAAGGAAACACACATGGTTAAGTTCAGAGGCTAAAGAAGATCAGGTTGAAGAAGAGAACATCCTGACCTCACAAAAGTTGTTCACATCATAATTGTAAAGAAATCACAAGTTAGTAACCTCTTCCCAAGCTCCAGGAAAGCCGTTGAAACATGATGAAATTGGTCCATTAAAACCTTGCACTCCTTTGTACCACCTTAATATGGCAATAAAAATATCAAGTCAGTGAACTTAATAGAATTCTGGGCAGCTAAAAGTTCGGTGCCCAGCTCCAACTTCTTCATATAGGCAGCACAGACTTCTGGATAAGCACCATTTACAGATTGTCTGTAAACTAAGACAGCAATATAActaaacaataataaaaattacaagATAACAACAGTTGCAACTTAAAGCAGCTCTCCCAACCAAGTTGTGCATGCCCCAAGAATTGCTAGTTGGAGAAAATCAGTGGCATGATGAAATCTGAATAACCAAGAAACACCTTATTTTCCAACTTGACGTCAGAAATATATTGACAATCGTTTACCCTATGCTTGGTTGTCCAATTTCTTCATATGCTGGAAATAACACAGGAATTTATCATAGCAAGAGAGTGTTTATTTTACTTTAGTGTTGATTCTTAAAGAAGTCAGTAAAAGAACGCACAAATAAGAAATGTAGATGAGACTATTTGTAGAGGTTCTCATGTAGAATCATAACGTAGAGGCAAAATATTATTGATATATCTTGTTCTTATAGCAGtgttatagaaaattatttcagtCAATTTGAAGTCAGCTTCAAATAATGGAAAATTGCTACAAGATTCTGTTAAAGATAGAATCTCCATGTAGCTTTGACGATCATTCTTAATGCAAAATGTGGAGGACGTCAATTATTTACACATACGCACAAACATATTTCTACAAGGTTACATTAAGAGAGACAAGTCAAACAAAGTTTTTCGACAAAATAACTAACTCACGCTTCCTGAATTTTATGTAAAGGTCGGGAAAGGACAAAAATATTGAACCAAGGATTTAAATGCAGGGAAAACCAGTCTTAGATCACCGAAAGCTTCAACTGGAAAGAAAGGGTAGCATGATAGGATGTTTAACTCACATGAAAAATGCCACTCCTTATCAAACACGTGCTGAAGAAAAGCTTTCAGGATAGGCACTTTGACATCAACAGGTATGCTCGTGTCATCCTCTGGAAAGGGAGCATTAGAAGAAATAAGATTCCAGCACAAAATCACATACTAATGTCTATATGGAGCTGGAAACAGTTATTCAACGTGATACTAACAAGAACTAGGCATAGGAATTAAGGATTAATCCTGAAACGAATTCTTTCATGAACTATTCAATGGATTAAATGTAAGCAAAAACATTATTATATGATAAATCAATTGGGGCCTTAATAACTAGAGCATAGCATACTCCACTTCCATTTATGATGGTTAATGGTGACAAAGACACTCGACTTTACACGTGAAGAGCTCACTCTAACCTACACAGATATTTCCATGAATGTTATCAACATAAAAAGGAAACTCCGGTGGGTTTGCGTTATAGTAAACCTTTGACATACAAGGGATAGGTGGCTCAGATTAACCAACCAGAAGTGCTAACGGAGTGAGGGTAATTTAGGACAGATGCACATGTTTGATAAACAGCATAATATCTTGCAAATGAAAGACAGAGAACTAATGCAGTGTTATAGGACAAACCAACTGTATCGAGGGCGCGCAGGACCAAATAGAGTATGCACACctgcaaaaatgcaaaagaaaagttaaagagATAAAAGCACATCGAGAGAAACTAATCTAATAATTCTACTGGAATTTGCACTGGCTGTGAGTGGCATTTGCACTAACTAATCTAACagtttatttacatttttgcaGTTGGATTAGCAGACAGCAGAATTGAGGTAAGTATCAAGAGAAAACAAGATATAACCACCTAAATCCATGGATGAGCATTGCATTGGCATTAGCAGTAATATCACGCAGTTCCATTCGAGATCATACTTCGATTTGAAGTGCCCATAGCACTTTTCTTTGACTTCTCAGATTCAATAGTAGGATAAGAAAAAAGTGATTAGCTAATTTAAATAGGTTAGGTAGTAATATGCACCTTCACATGGACGCATGACATGTCGTCCCTGCGGTAGGAGGCGCGTATAAAAAGGGGGTTCGGGCCGAGGAATAAATTCCGTCTTGAAGACTGGTACGTCGGGTTTTATGTTGTCGTCACGTGGCACCTCCCGCCATCCTGTATCTATTTTAAttatagtttctttttcttgtgaattaaaaaattctcgTATTCTTTTAGCTTCCcatgttttacaaaaattagctgttggataattttttttctttgctttctgaACGACTAGGTGATCTTATATCCAATCTACAAAGGGGTACATGTATTGTCTTCTTCTCATCAATGATGCGTATGAATATCTCAATTAGCttttgttaaagaaaagaagaagagatttttagaaaaaaaatatttatgtttctCAATAACCTTTATATTATTATGCTACACGAATCATAatcaataatactaaaacagtAAAATCTTAGTAGGAAgattaggaggaggaggatggacTGCTCATGGGGGCTCACACttatgagagagaaaagtgcGTGGGGAATTGATTTTAGGCAAACTTATCAAAAAAAGTGTGTAAGATTGGCCATATCATTCCCCATTATTTAGAGGAAGGAAAAACCTATACCCATGTGTCAATATCTCAATGATATTTAAATAACTGAAAAATTCATATTGACTCATCTCTTACTAGATTATACTAATTGAGCGTGTATGACTCAACAAGACTATATTACCAACTCAAGAAAACTTAATTGGAAATCCCTTACCAAAAATAACCCACCTAATAAAAAGATTTCAACCACGATAAAtatttgaacaatttaaaaaGCATGGTGGATCAccttttcatttattgaaaatattttatttttctttaaatatattACCATATATCATTGAtcgaaaaaaaataaggagaaCAATTTAAAAAGTCCAAGACCTATTGCAATTAttttaattcaatcctaaactttttttttcttactaattaagttctaaacgtTTTGCGATTGTGCCATGTAGCCTATCTtgccaattttggccagccAGGCCAACATGGATTCATCCTACATGGTGTAGTCGGtgctaacatggataatttttaataatattttaaatttatttatttatttattcttttctctttccttttttttctccttccgttcttcttcttcctctagctagtcactAAACCTCGACAATTGGCTAGAGTTGAGGGTCGGTGAAGCTATGCCTCACCCAACCCTCTTGCAAAGGCTCCCTTGCCCAACCCTTGGTGATCGGCCCAAGGAATAAGAAGAAtggaagcaaaacaaaaaatgaaagagaaagaaaaggagaaaaggaaaaaaaaaattttaaattgttcatgTTGATACCAGCAAGGCTACCATAGTCTAGGTTAGTGCCAATTAGCCAAATTGATCAAACAGATTGAATAGGtacaaatgtaaaaaatttaaaatttaattgataaaaaatggGTTTAGAACCGAACTGACACAATTGTAGTAAGTTTAGCAttctcaaaaaaatatatattccaCCATACATTTGTGGCCACTTTATACACAACTTAACCGCAAGAGCATGGTGGATATTACGGTAGAgggatctatatatatatatatatatttttttttttggtaagggtaGAGAGATCTATATTTGTAAAGAAActatttgaaatatatatgaCTGACAAGTTTTTAAATCATCATAATTCTCCATGAAAATGATGGTGGAGCAAGAATCACAAAAATGAGGGGTTGCTAGAAGCCTAGAATTGGGACACGTATCAAAGCATGGTGATGAATTTTCGAGGCTACACATAAAGCCACTGACAGCTCAATGGTTTTACGTCATCATTAACATAATTAATCTCCTCTGTGTTGTCCCCTACAAATACCAAGCTATTTGCATGCAACCTAAACGAGCATAACGCtttaattttttcgattatGTTGTCTAGTCTTTTTAAGTAAATTAAGGGGAAGGTTTCAGGTAATGTTGTGAGAGTAAAGAATTAATCTTCGCATGAGACATTGATCATTAGCTTTATCCAAGTTGTCGCGCAGCAGGCACAACAACTCGGTGCGTTTGAAAAAGgtttgggaaaatgattttgtaTCTAGATAAAGTAATTTAACTTTTCGAGTATTTGTTCAAAACAAACAGCATTTGGATAATTGGCTTTTGTTACATTTTTGTTAAGCAACTAAATGAAGTAAAAGTTTTGGGTCTAAAACTTAGGATGCTTTGACAACACGtgagattttataaaatcattgtCACCTCttataaaaaaacttaaatcgTTATATAAATATGtactttaatatttaaatattattaaaagaattttgAAATCGAAAACCACACTCACCGCATCGCGAAGCTCGGTGGGGAGTTGTTCGATGACGAAAGCGAATGTCTTGGAGAACTTGCGGAGCATGGAGTAGCAAAATCGCCAATGAGGTTGCTGAGGGAGCTGCTTCTCGGCATTCCTCGCCTTCATCTTCAGCTTCAACAGTGGGTAGAGTTCATCCGGATGCTTCAAAATAGCTCCCAAACTCCCCATTTCGCTCTCTTTCTCTGAACTCGAGATCGGAGAAAACAGAGATTGAATTTGGCAAAAGCTAAAGGGGAGGTTTTTGTAAGGAAAGCAAACCAGAATCGTCATATACGAAGTCTCTAGGCTTGGAATAAACGatgttatatatttttcaaagtgTCCTTTTATGTATTCCAATCATAGTACTTTTGTCTTCCAATCATAGTACCGCACCATTGTTTCGGTGTTGATGGCGTTAAAAACGTGATTTTCATTTTGAGTGACTAAAGCATCACGGATCAACTTATCTCCATAAGACCTCTAACCTCATCAATTCCAGCTGCCTCAAGGACCTCTAACCTTGTCGAGTGCACTTTCATCAAAAACTTAAGTTGTGACGTGTCTTACCAAAACTGAAATTCTCCCACAAACTCCCGGGGGAGCCAAATTTCAGATTGGAGCTGCTCGAAAATTAGTATGCGGCAGGTCAGGGAAGTTCCCAAGTCTTTGATTAGGAGTAGAAACCTATTTGTGATTGTTCCGCAAGCAGTGACCTCAACATTCATAGAGCTAATTGCTAATCCTATGGCTAGAAAAAATTCCAAGATTGCTCCAAATTGACCTTCGGGCTTGATTATGTGGCTATTCTAAGAGTAACTTCATTACTAGTTTATGTATAATGATTTCGTTCATTCATTCTCATATCATCTATCTCGACTAGATTGACACAAATTTTTTCATCTCGCTCTGTGTTGCATGTGATTTTTGATAACAACCTTGGAAATTAAGTAGTTTCAGAAAAACAAGATTATCCTAACATGGAATCTGAAAGTTTTGTAACCTATGATTAGTTGGTCAGGAATTATTGCTTGGCTCTTCAAGATGTCCTATCGTTGTTGCCCCTTGTTAGCCGTATTCTTCGATCAGAGATTATGTTGTTTTCACTTCTCTCACTACTTCGAAGAAGATTATCATTAGTAATAATAGCAAATATTGTATGATTGGTTTGAGGACAGCTAGTTCGGACAAGAGGGTTTGTATTGGTCTAGTGGCAACAATAATTTTGCTGTCCCTTTCCAAACTTTTCGTCACCGTTCCCTATGAAGGGTTTATTCTGCATCAACATAAGATTGGTGTcgtgaccaaattttcgggtgaatTACCTAaaatttggttaatggattattaagcctaaatTTAGCTTAGGCTCTCCCAAGTTCATAcaaattcgcgacttagattcaaatatttagcatgcaaaagattattagttatgagtcgccactaatcaatttacgataggtcgattagacacctaagtaaaataatttgaaaattattttactcctacgaaccagataTTTTGGGTACAAAGATTTCTAATGCCATTTCgatacatttctctttttatttcgaaaaaatgttttgcaggcaatttgaattaattttaattcacttccctaatatgtgagatgatcatgcgagtgcgtaaaccaccaatttaacactcaagaaagcaaataaaaaatgcaagacttacctcatagcaacgaaagcatctacatTGTTAGAtgagaattcacatcaacaatcctagaaataatttctaattaacacacaatcactcaatttttattttcacataTTTAATGACAatctaatctatatgcaatgcaatgttactaatctaacatgaagtgatatgacataacaatatagcctaaactatatgacatgagtaaaataatttttaaagaaatgcaataattaaatgtgcaacctaaattaacctaatgacttaattctaatgacgcgcaatttctaattaaatggacctagcaataatcactaaatgacgtatttttttatgaacctaattctatatgatatgcgtatgatttttctattctcctaaaaagcatgcaatctatctaggagaaattatctaaacctataattaataaacatacaatcctaaaatgcaatgacGTGTAAAGAATCCCCTAATTATACATGACATATACAtgacaatttttgtttttttttatgaaattcgaaattaata
This Eucalyptus grandis isolate ANBG69807.140 chromosome 7, ASM1654582v1, whole genome shotgun sequence DNA region includes the following protein-coding sequences:
- the LOC104415901 gene encoding squalene synthase-like; translation: MGSLGAILKHPDELYPLLKLKMKARNAEKQLPQQPHWRFCYSMLRKFSKTFAFVIEQLPTELRDAVCILYLVLRALDTVEDDTSIPVDVKVPILKAFLQHVFDKEWHFSCGTKECKVLMDQFHHVSTAFLELGKRYQEVIEEITKRMGAGMAKFICKEVETVDDYNEYCHYVSGLIGLGLSKLFHASGAEDLAPDSLSNSMALILQKQDIIRDYLEDINKIPKSRMFWPHQIWGKYVNKLEDLKYEENSVKAVQCLNEMVTDALTHVEDSLTYMFALRDPAIFRFWAIFQIMAIGNLALSYNNIEVFRGEVKIRAGLAAKLRDHTRTMADVYGAFYDFSCMLKSKVDKNDPNATKTLSIIEGIQKACRDSGLLNKRKSYILATEPTNSSVLVALLLIVLVIVVAHLCASQLSN